The following proteins are co-located in the Candidatus Eremiobacteraceae bacterium genome:
- a CDS encoding peptide ABC transporter substrate-binding protein, translating to LVPDAALVVPTLANGGVSKDGLTITYHLRHGITFSDGAPLTSADVAYTWQQAENPLNNTPNREPADRVASLTTPDPYTVVVRLKAPFSPFVGAFFRSGYTPGGGILPSHLLRRYSDLNRVSYNLKPIGSGPFVVESWQPGIELRLAANPTYFRGAPKLKRIVISIIPSENSLLNSMQSHDIDFYYNLPESQYAQLQGADGVRLSVEPTYSLEHIKFNCGRAPLSDVRVRQAVAYAIDWQSLVKRVYLGLGTPAMADVRPDSWAYNSAALPYPFDPARAKSLLRSAGWTPGASGVLRKNGRDLSLEMITVVGASVRLKAEEAVQQDLRAVGIDVNIHNYPASIVFATWASNGIMTRGNYDLALVTMDLDADPDNSINLSPDQLPPRGQNRSFFVDRDVGAWEAAALRSPDQAVRRRYYVLVQQRIHDALPFHGIVWRPTIDAMNVDLRGFRPGAAYDFWNAYEWSL from the coding sequence CGGACGGTGCTCCTTTGACGTCGGCCGACGTCGCCTACACCTGGCAGCAGGCGGAGAATCCGCTCAACAACACGCCCAACCGGGAGCCGGCGGATCGCGTCGCATCGTTGACGACGCCGGATCCGTATACCGTCGTGGTGCGCCTGAAGGCTCCGTTCTCTCCGTTCGTGGGCGCGTTTTTCCGCAGCGGCTATACGCCAGGCGGCGGGATCTTGCCGAGCCATTTGCTGCGTCGTTACAGCGATCTCAACCGCGTTTCTTACAATCTGAAGCCGATCGGCAGCGGGCCGTTCGTGGTGGAATCGTGGCAACCGGGGATCGAGTTGCGCTTGGCGGCCAATCCGACGTATTTCCGCGGCGCGCCCAAGCTCAAGCGCATCGTCATCTCGATCATCCCCAGTGAGAATTCGCTGCTCAACTCGATGCAGTCACACGACATCGACTTCTATTATAATCTGCCGGAATCGCAGTATGCGCAGCTGCAGGGGGCTGACGGCGTGCGCTTGTCGGTGGAACCGACGTATTCGCTCGAGCACATAAAGTTCAATTGCGGGCGGGCGCCGCTGTCGGACGTGCGGGTGCGCCAGGCCGTCGCGTATGCGATCGACTGGCAGAGTCTGGTGAAACGGGTGTATCTGGGTTTGGGGACGCCGGCGATGGCGGATGTCCGTCCGGACTCGTGGGCGTACAACTCCGCAGCGCTGCCGTATCCGTTCGATCCGGCGCGCGCCAAGAGTTTGCTGCGCAGCGCGGGTTGGACGCCGGGGGCATCCGGTGTGCTGCGCAAGAACGGCCGCGACTTGAGCCTGGAGATGATCACGGTCGTGGGTGCTTCGGTGCGGCTCAAGGCGGAAGAGGCGGTGCAGCAGGATCTGCGTGCCGTGGGCATCGACGTCAACATCCACAACTATCCGGCGAGCATCGTCTTCGCGACGTGGGCGAGCAACGGCATCATGACGCGCGGCAACTACGATCTTGCACTGGTGACGATGGATCTCGATGCGGATCCCGACAACAGCATCAACCTGAGCCCGGATCAGCTGCCGCCGCGCGGGCAGAACCGCTCGTTTTTCGTGGATCGGGATGTCGGGGCGTGGGAAGCGGCGGCGCTGCGTAGCCCCGATCAAGCCGTGCGGCGGCGGTATTACGTCTTGGTGCAGCAACGCATCCACGATGCGCTGCCCTTCCACGGGATCGTGTGGCGGCCGACGATCGACGCGATGAACGTAGACCTGCGCGGTTTCCGGCCAGGGGCGGCGTACGATTTCTGGAACGCATACGAATGGTCGCTGTGA